In a single window of the Orcinus orca chromosome 9, mOrcOrc1.1, whole genome shotgun sequence genome:
- the TAS2R16 gene encoding LOW QUALITY PROTEIN: taste receptor type 2 member 16 (The sequence of the model RefSeq protein was modified relative to this genomic sequence to represent the inferred CDS: inserted 4 bases in 3 codons; deleted 2 bases in 1 codon): protein MITIQLXVFFMIIYMLKLLTIIMQSSLTVVVLGTEWVSFQRLSPVEMILTGLGVCCFCQLWSSMLYNFCSHFYPSYEFWYFSIVWEFTNILSFWLTSMFAVFYCVKVSSXSHPIFWLKWRIVRLVPWLLLGSLLTSCVSIIFAAVGHYSKIQLISMRHFPRNSTMTERLEIFLWDSSMCHVVVLIIPFLLFLASTVLLMALLFQHLRQMKDHHTSHXSSLKAHSTALRSLAVFLIFFTSYFLTLIISMWGVLFNKGSWFWAWEAIICALVSIHLTSRMLSSPKLKRVLKVKCWDLEAA, encoded by the exons ATGATAACCATCCAACT TGTCTTCTTCATGATCATCTATATGCTCAAGCTCTTGACAATAATTATGCAGAGCAGCTTAACTGTTGTAGTGCTGGGCACAGAGTGGGTAAGTTTCCAAAGGCTGTCACCTGTGGAAATGATTCTCACCGGCCTGGGTGTCTGCTGCTTCTGTCAACTGTGGTCATCAATGCTGTACAACTTTTGCTCCCACTTCTACCCTAGTTACGAATTTTGGTACTTCAGTATCGTCTGGGAATTTACTAACATTCTTTCATTCTGGTTGACCAGCATGTTTGCTGTCTTCTACTGTGTCAAAGTCTCCT TCAGCCACCCCATCTTCTGGCTGAAGTGGAGAATTGTGAGGTTGGTTCCTTGGCTGTTGCTGGGTTCTCTGCTGACTTCTTGTGTGTCTATCATCTTTGCAGCTGTTGGGCATTACAGCAAGATTCAACTAATCTCCATGAGGCATTTCCCTAGAAACAGCACCATGACTGAGAGACTTGAGATATTCCTGTGGGATTCTTCCATGTGTCAC GTGGTTGTGTTGATTATTCCTTTCCTCCTGTTCCTGGCCTCCACCGTCTTGCTCATGGCCTTATTATTCCAACACCTGAGGCAGATGAAAGATCATCACACCAGCC TCTCCAGCCTGAAAGCTCACTCTACTGCCCTGAGGTCTCTTGCTGTCTTCCTCATTTTCTTCACCTCTTATTTTCTGACCCTAATAATCTCCATGTGGGGTGTCCTTTTTAATAAGGGGTCCTGGTTCTGGGCCTGGGAAGCTATCATCTGTGCTCTGGTCTCTATTCATTTGACTTCACGGATGCTGAGCAGCCCTAAACTGAAAAGGGTTTTAAAGGTAAAGTGCTGGGACCTAGAGGCTGCCTGA